A window of Argopecten irradians isolate NY chromosome 14, Ai_NY, whole genome shotgun sequence contains these coding sequences:
- the LOC138307561 gene encoding Na(+)/H(+) exchanger beta-like gives MANTALEIPICCLLVFVAAISSAFSSSTTQPHLDHATVLTNQTSENFTELHEYSNDTEDHSTESHEDVNHTETHYHVEVFEIRYHHIREPFLFTLVVLVAAISKIGFHYANKLSTIVPESCLLCIVGTVFGAVIYFTGSGGDLRAFFTPDTFFNYLLPPIILESAFCLYDRAFTENIGTILIFAVFGTIASCGLVGLSLIGLQYCNAMEYVAAPVQLLVFSALIVAVDPVAVLAVFNEVGVNRVLYFLVFGESLLNDGVTVVLYNVLQAYNLILKERVITLEDIILGIVKFFVVCFGGLAVGLIVGVLCSLLTKYTNTTKVIEPVVIFGMAYTAFLVAEMFHFSGIISLIGCGLVQMAYSLPNLTSKSQITVKFFSRVLSTTSEIIIFLFLGLLVVRPVSWSTALTLWTVLLITAYRFLVVFLFSSLINRFDRYSVRKIRYDEMFIMSYGGIRGAVCFSLVALLDEKAFPMKDMFVTSTLFVIFFTVFIQGATIRPFVTLLRVKLASKSEKTSLVEELMSHVNDHVMAGIEEIIGNEGRNSMREWFYHWDEKYVRSILLRDHDLNEVQYEILQCYEKLVMKEHYKNLHMSGAKNLPKDADTLRNVDSSAIIRQIRRNSILPVDTLHEEEEDETESDNSSVKFTLDPAPSSPMELRKFLDKNAQGRRPSLTQNIFGFSKTSGLKVEDRRKMRRPSITLLEQQWANKRQTNLRLQSTTFMRNKWQRPKSWSEEDAVIALQRGSSEIVPEQRRRAMTVDPTSTRNSRPQLVELRNKPIMESVDEHVALETDTMSEVDPLLLAERVKESFDNLSVENELNHIARNIGEERECNGRLRYVNSDEEKDEVNGSKSSSYDSLLQRQNDVLGENHPNETSYLEDETRH, from the exons ATGGCGAATACAGCTTTAGAAATTCCAATATGTTGTCTTCTTGTGTTCGTAGCTGCAATATCATCGGCATTTTCATCATCTACAACGCAACCTCATTTAGATCACGCGACAGTGCTAACCAATCAAACTTCTGAGAATTTCACGGAATTACACGAGTACAGCAATGACACAGAAGATCATTCTACGGAATCTCACGAAGATGTCAACCATACAGAAACACATTATCACGTAGAAGTTTTCGAAATTCGTTATCACCACATTAGAGAACCTTTTCTTTTTACTTTGGTTGTTTTGGTAGCTGCTATAAGTAAAATAG GTTTTCATTACGCAAATAAACTGTCCACAATCGTCCCTGAATCATG CCTTCTATGTATTGTCGGAACTGTATTTGGAGCAGTCATATA TTTTACAGGATCTGGCGGTGATCTGAGAGCTTTCTTTACTCCAGACACTTTCTTCAATTACTTGTTACCGCC AATCATCCTTGAATCAGCGTTTTGTTTGTACGACAGGGCATTCACCGAAAACATTGGAACTATTCTCATATTTGCAGTTTTT GGTACTATAGCATCGTGCGGGCTTGTTG GCCTATCACTGATCGGTCTACAGTACTGTAACGCGATGGAATACGTAGCAGCCCCGGTCCAGTTATTAGTATTCAGTGCCCTGATTGTGGCTGTGGATCCCGTAGCT GTTCTTGCTGTGTTCAACGAAGTAGGAGTCAACAGGGTGTTATATTTTCTTGTCTTTGGAGAATCACTTCTTAACG ATGGAGTAACAGTCGTCCTGTATAATGTCCTACAAGCTTATAACTTGATTCTAAAGGAAAGGGTGATAACTCTAGAAGAC ATTATTCTTGGGATTGTGAAATTCTTCGTTGTGTGTTTTGGGGGTCTAGCTGTAGGATTGATCGTCGGAGTACTGTGTTCCCTtctaacaaaatatacaaacacaactAAAG TGATAGAACCTGTTGTCATCTTCGGAATGGCTTACACCGCCTTCTTAGTGGCTGAGATGTTTCATTTTTCTGGAATAATCAG TTTAATTGGATGTGGACTAGTACAGATGGCATATTCTCTCCCTAACCTCACCAGTAAATCTCAAATCACCGTCAAATTCTTTTCTCGTGTCCTAAG CACCACGAGTGAGATCATTATCTTTCTATTCCTTGGTTTACTGGTTGTCCGGCCTGTGAGTTGGAGTACAGCATTAACACTGTGGACAGTTCTGCTGATCACCGCCTACAGATTCCTCG TTGTGTTCCTTTTTTCATCCCTCATCAATCGGTTTGACAGATACAGCGTCAGGAAGATAAGATATGATGAAATGTTTATCATG AGCTATGGCGGTATACGTGGAGCTGTATGTTTCTCGTTAGTGGCCCTACTAGATGAGAAAGCCTTCCCTATGAAGGATATGTTTGTCACATCCACCCTCTTTGTTATTTTCTTCACCGTCTTTATTCAG GGAGCGACTATCAGACCATTTGTTACATTGCTTAGAGTAAAGCTAGCTTCAAAATCTGAAAAGACTTCACTTGTAGAGGAATTGATGAGTCAT GTAAACGATCATGTGATGGCAGGCATAGAGGAAATAATTGGAAACGAAGGCAGAAACTCTATGAGG GAGTGGTTTTATCACTGGGATGAGAAGTATGTCCGTTCTATCCTTCTACGGGATCATGACCTGAACGAGGTCCAGTACGAGATTCTCCAGTGTTACGAAAAACTCGTAATGAA GGAACATTACAAAAATTTACACATGAGTGGCGCCAAGAATCTTCCCAAAGATGCTGACACACT GAGGAATGTAGACAGTTCGGCCATCATCAGACAGATCAGAAGGAACAGTATCCTACCTGTGGACACGTTACACGAAGAAGAGGAGGACGAGACAGAATCAg ATAACTCTAGCGTAAAATTTACGCTGGATCCCGCCCCGTCGTCACCGATGGAGTTAAGGAAATTCCTGGATAAAAATGCCCAAGGGAGAAGACCAAGCTTAACA CAAAACATTTTCGGATTTAGTAAGACATCTGGTTTAAAAGTGGAGGACAGGCGTAAAATGAGGCGGCCGAGTATCACTTTACTCGAACAACAGTGGGCAAACAAGAGACAGACAAACTTGAGGCTACAAAGTACGACTTTCATGAGGAATAAATGGCAACGTCCAAAATCATGGTCAGAGGAGGATGCTGTGATCGCGCTACAGAGAGGAAGTAGTGAGATCGTACCGGAACAACGCAGGCGCGCAATGACAGTTGACCCAACCTCCACCAGGAATAGTCGACCGCAATTGGTTGAACTGAGAAATAAACCAATCATGGAGTCAGTGGATGAGCATGTTGCCTTGGAAACAGATACAATGTCGGAAGTAGACCCCCTGTTATTGGCTGAAAGAGTAAAGGAGAGTTTTGACAACTTGTCAGTGGAAAACGAACTTAATCATATTGCACGCAATATTGGCGAAGAAAGAGAATGTAATGGAAGACTGCGCTATGTGAATAGCGACGAAGAGAAAGATGAAGTAAATGGGAGTAAATCAAGTTCATATGATTCTCTTCTGCAACGGCAAAATGACGTTCTTGGGGAAAATCATCCGAATGAAACTAGTTATCTCGAAGATGAAACAAgacattga